A window of Diabrotica virgifera virgifera chromosome 9, PGI_DIABVI_V3a contains these coding sequences:
- the LOC126892497 gene encoding uncharacterized protein LOC126892497: MDLDCHEKCVIAAKRVICEESREESPVPRKKKRCELFDVVPSVISPAVPEVSGREKRASSEDSIIYVGCETLTPKTIERERLILKVKKNKVVVTPQTITVAAEVHAPPSTSSDYVPVIEDISEPEDGTPVLTYSKPSVEDEILNIADYKREEIEKPMTEVKVLEKKIISESQPSLNTVVADVLQITNSDEAHHIAFCDDFKGGLVAALERHRDRLKNRLDENTKDSDLLEEAVQNIFSYAKKMMEAFHLEKTRLIVDLNNTKTLLANAVKSDSRDLFSKNAAGDIRRCGMTDEGA; this comes from the exons ATGGATTTAGATTGTCATGAAAAGTGTGTAATCGCCGCAAAGCGTGTAATTTGTGAAGAGTCGCGTGAAGAGTCACCGGTACcgagaaaaaaaaaacggtgtgaATTGTTTGATGTCGTTCCGTCGGTCATCTCTCCAGCGGTGCCGGAAGTGAGTGGGAGAGAGAAGAGAGCGTCGTCAGAAGACAGTATCATATATGTGGGGTGTGAAACACTAACCCCAAAAACTATAGAAAGGGAGCGCTTAATTTTAAAAGTTAAGAAAAATAAAGTGGTGGTGACTCCCCAAACTATTACTGTAGCGGCGGAGGTGCACGCTCCCCCAAGCACTTCAAGTGACTACGTACCTGTTATCGAGGATATCTCCGAGCCCGAAGACGGTACACCTGTGCTAACTTACTCCAAACCCTCTGTCGAGGATGAAATATTAAATATCGCTGATTATAAAAGGGAAGAAATTGAGAAACCCATGACAGAGgtaaaagttttagaaaaaaaaataatctcGGAGTCACAGCCGTCACTCAATACTGTAGTGGCGGATGTTCTACAAATCACAAATAGCGATGAAGCCCACCACATCGCGTTTTGTGACGATTTCAAAGGAGGGTTAGTGGCGGCTCTAGAACGCCATCGGGACCGCCTCAAGAATAGGTTGGACGAAAATACCAAGGATAGCGATTTACTTGAGGAAGCTGTCCAGAATATATTTTCGTATGCTAAGAAAATGATGGAGGCATTTCATTTGGAAAAAACTCGCCTAATCGTTGATCTTAACAACACAAAAACTCTCCTAGCGAATGCTGTAAAATCAGATTCTCGAG ACTTATTCAGCAAAAATGCCGCTGGTGATATCCGGAGATGCGGAATGACGGATGAGGGTGCATAA
- the LOC126890923 gene encoding uncharacterized protein LOC126890923 encodes MEVLHVTGQPYNDTTIQEYQFHTYSPYIPGKLNYNDEIRIPIQDLDAYTLPSTSYLDIEGKLLTHDDKEPTKLKFINNAISFLFRELRYELNGVIIDSVREVGLVSTIKNYLSLNENESILFQNAGWFPKSGNEKIIVDAHGNFNVCIPLRLLSGFFEDFRRIIMNCKQELILIRSNDDVDAVVSIDETERPKVEITKLQWNVAHVSPSMREQLRLNSIAHKNIELPIKFRSWQMIEYPSLNNATRHTWAVKTSTNIETPRHIIIAFQKGRKSKITKDMSKFDHNDLKNIKVFLNSERYPYNDLQIDFDTNKFAQIYEMFGSFQTSYYNLNLNQPIFSPQDFKTKTPLIHIDCSRQKEVIQNGSVVLRIEFETNTPSTTDVSAYCLILHEKEFTYNPLTKIVKQY; translated from the coding sequence ATGGAAGTGTTACATGTAACTGGGCAACCTTATAATGACACGACTATACAAGAATACCAATTTCACACCTATTCACCATATATTCCCGGAAAATTGAACTATAACGATGAAATACGAATTCCCATTCAAGATCTAGACGCGTACACGTTACCTTCGACATCATATCTCGACATAGAGGGGAAGCTACTCACACACGATGATAAGGAACCAACAAAACTGAAATTTATAAATAAcgctatttcatttttatttcgCGAGCTTCGGTATGAATTAAATGGAGTTATTATAGATTCTGTTCGAGAGGTTGGACTGGTATCAACGATTAAAAACTATCTAAGTCTCAACGAAAACGAAAGTATTCTATTCCAAAATGCTGGATGGTTTCCAAAATCaggaaatgaaaaaataatagtgGACGCCCATGGTAACTTTAACGTTTGCATACCATTACGATTATTATCAGGTTTCTTTGAAGACTTCAGACGAATTATAATGAATTGTAAGCAGGAGCTTATTTTAATACGATCAAACGATGATGTCGATGCGGTTGTGAGTATTGACGAAACCGAACGTCCTAAAGTCGAAATTACAAAATTACAGTGGAATGTAGCTCATGTTAGCCCAAGCATGCGTGAACAACTACGATTAAATAGTATAGCTCATAAAAATATTGAGCTACCAATTAAATTTCGTTCGTGGCAAATGATTGAATACCCATCATTAAATAATGCGACACGGCATACGTGGGCGGTAAAAACCAGTACTAACATTGAAACACCGAGACATATCATTATCGCATTTCAGAAAGGGAGAAAATCAAAGATTACTAAAGATATGAGCAAATTTGATCATAACGACCTtaaaaatataaaggtatttttgAATTCTGAACGATATCCTTATAATGATTTACAAATAGATTTTGACACTAACAAATTTGCTCAAATTTATGAGATGTTTGGAAGTTTTCAGACAAGTTATTATAATTTAAACTTAAACCAACCGATATTTAGCCCGCAAGATTTTAAAACTAAAACACCACTAATACATATAGATTGTTCTAGACAGAAAGAAGTGATCCAAAATGGGTCTGTCGTTCTCCGTATCGAATTTGAAACAAATACACCTTCAACAACTGATGTATCTGCTTATTGTTTAATTTTACATGAGAAGGAATTTACATACAATCCACTAACAAAAATAGTAAAGCAGTATTAA
- the LOC126890924 gene encoding uncharacterized protein LOC126890924, with protein sequence MSQYNFSGNTPVQKYVVENKKDVIIAERSFQLNRSKCKFVSIGLKYGAECIPVITLCGNQGQRVIFTEEDWKDLLYYQGVITNYLYTVGDSVSIDRKNYSVEFEKVQEAKVIKISQTNCYIYLGYESICKLWEVLPLIQHHINHLKQGSFDEYLKSLYQRLRNNTGNFYENVLRSVDASTHIRFEDLSNILELVYVYPEVLKDVYTNWEKSNF encoded by the coding sequence ATGTCTCAATATAACTTTAGTGGTAACACACCCGTTCAAAAATATGTTGTGGAGAATAAAAAAGATGTAATAATAGCAGAAAGAAGCTTTCAGTTAAATAGatcaaaatgtaaatttgtaTCTATTGGGTTAAAGTATGGTGCGGAGTGTATACCAGTGATAACTCTATGCGGTAATCAAGGGCAACGGGTGATATTCACGGAAGAAGATTGGAAAGATTTACTATACTACCAAGGAGTAATTACAAATTATCTGTATACAGTGGGAGATAGTGTGTCTATAGATAGAAAAAACTATAGTGTAGAATTTGAAAAGGTGCAGGAAgctaaagtaataaaaatatctcaAACTAACTGCTATATATATTTGGGGTACGAAAGCATTTGTAAATTATGGGAAGTGTTACCGCTTATACAACATCATATTAACCATTTAAAACAAGGAAGTTTCGATGAATATTTGAAGAGTCTATATCAGCGATTACGAAACAACACAGGTAATTTTTATGAAAACGTGTTAAGAAGTGTCGACGCAAGCACCCACATTCGCTTTGAAGATTTAAGTAATATTTTGGAATTAGTGTATGTGTATCCAGAAGTTCTAAAAGATGTCTACACAAACTGGGAAAAGAGTAACTTTTAA